A window from Anoplolepis gracilipes chromosome 15, ASM4749672v1, whole genome shotgun sequence encodes these proteins:
- the LOC140674275 gene encoding cytochrome P450 9e2-like — protein sequence MIYIIVLSVIAGALGIYYYFFKHLNFFEKHGIPHKMSFPLVGSTLFRRESAAELVKSLYDLSPDAKYVGMYDLSRPVIVLRDPELIKSIALKHFDMFMDHLSFIDETQDSIFGKNPFVLRGDKWREVRYTLSPAFTSSKMKSMFKLMSDCGADFVNYLTKLPTEKRIMEMKDIFTKYTSDLIATCAFGISVDSMTNPKNKFYVYAKEATNFNTIAFLKFRIFRSLPWLARIIKLKFIREEIANFFRDLIKTTIRTRDENGIIRPDILQLMMENRGKDGKTEWTIDDMVAQAFIFFFGGFDSSSQLMCFVAHEIAINQDIQERLQNEIDEVLEKTNGQISYEAINNMEYLNAVIEETLRKNPIVLALDRLCLKDFELPSTLPGKKPFIIKKGYGIWIPVYGLHHDPQYFEEPEKFNPERFRGEQKKNSLNCGAYLPFGLGPRMCIGNRFALLETKVLLFHLLARCDLKPCEKTSIPLKFSKVGFTLSPERGFWLNVSPRKNPYHTKAIL from the coding sequence atgatatacataattgTGTTGTCAGTGATCGCGGGTGCTTTAGgcatctattattatttctttaaacatttgAACTTTTTCGAGAAACATGGGATACCGCATAAGATGTCTTTCCCATTAGTAGGATCGACACTCTTTCGTCGCGAATCGGCAGCTGAACTCGTTAAATCATTATATGATTTATCACCAGACGCCAAATACGTCGGCATGTATGACTTGAGCAGACCAGTCATAGTACTCCGCGATCCTGAGCTTATTAAATCCATCGCGTTGAAACATTTCGACATGTTTATGGATCATCTTAGCTTTATTGATGAAACTCAAGATTCAATTTTTGGTAAAAATCCCTTCGTCCTTCGCGGAGACAAGTGGCGCGAAGTGAGATATACATTGAGTCCGGCTTTCACGTCCAGTAAAATGAAAAGTATGTTCAAGTTGATGTCGGATTGTGGTGCCGATTTTGTCAATTACTTAACGAAATTACCAACGGAGAAGAGGATAATGGAAATGAAAGAcatctttacaaaatatacaagtgACCTAATAGCTACTTGCGCTTTTGGCATTAGTGTTGATTCAATGACAAATCCAAAGAACAAGTTCTATGTGTATGCCAAAGAGGCAACCAATTTTAACACTATCGCTTTTTTAAAGTTCCGTATATTTAGAAGCTTGCCTTGGCTGGCACGAATAATTAAACTGAAATTTATTCGTGAAGAAATAGCGAATTTTTTCCGGGATCTCATAAAAACCACAATAAGAACTAGGGATGAGAATGGTATTATTCGACCAGACATATTACAATTGATGATGGAGAATAGAGGTAAGGATGGTAAAACAGAATGGACTATTGACGATATGGTAGCTCAGgcgtttattttcttctttggcGGTTTCGACAGCAGTTCTCAGTTAATGTGTTTTGTCGCTCACGAAATCGCGATAAATCAGGACATACAAGAAAGACTTCAAAATGAAATCGATGAGGTTTTGGAAAAAACAAATGGACAAATATCATATGAAGCAATTAATAACATGGAATATTTAAATGCTGTGATTGAAGAGACCCTCAGGAAGAATCCGATTGTTTTAGCGTTGGATAGATTATGTTTGAAAGATTTCGAGTTACCATCGACATTACCCGGAAAGAAAccctttattataaaaaaaggatacGGCATATGGATACCAGTTTATGGACTTCATCACGATCCTCAATACTTTGAAGAGCCGGAAAAATTTAATCCCGAAAGATTTCGCGGggaacaaaagaaaaatagtctGAACTGTGGAGCCTATCTTCCCTTTGGTCTGGGTCCTAGAATGTGTATAGGTAACAGATTCGCGTTGTTGGAAACGAAAGTTCTGCTCTTTCATCTGCTAGCACGTTGCGATCTTAAACCTTGCGAAAAGACATCGATACCGCTCAAGTTTTCTAAAGTAGGCTTTACTTTGAGCCCTGAAAGAGGTTTCTGGTTGAATGTATCACCAAGAAAAAATCCGTATCATACTAAAGCTATATTGTAG